GCGTGGCTATGTTGGTGTGGAACACCTTGGATGTTTCCGTACCGTGGGTGCATCGGCTCAGCCGTATCATGCACGCCGGCGACGTGTTGCGTCCCGGCTTCTACCCCGAGGTTGGCCCGGAGTTGGAGCTAGTCGATGAGGTACGCCTGGCCTGGGAGCAGACACTGACCATCGAGGACATCGTGCTGCTGGCACGAACCCGTTCCTATTGGCTTCGTTCCAAGCCTGCCACACGCGCCAAGGTGGAGACGAACTTACATTGGTATCTCCACGAACACTTGGGGCACACATACGAAGAAGGCATCGCCCTTCCCTACCGGTGCGATGCCTTCTATTTTCGAGCCACCTAAATTTTCGAGCCGCCTAGTCGCGCTAGTTACTTTTCTTTCTTCGGCTTAGGGTGAGCCACACGCTTCAATGCGTTCTTAGTCTGTCCGGCAAGCTTCTTCGGCGCAGTAGCCGTGACCTCGCCTGGGAAGGAGTCCCTCGCGGTCTCGCGAGGATTGTCCTCATCGGAGGCTTCCTCGATTTCGGAAAGTTTCTCCAGGCGCTCATTATCCTTTTCTACGATGCGCTCGGCGTCATCCTCGGTGAATTCAACATTATCGTCGCTAACCAGTTCCTCGACGATGTCGTCGCGGACGCTCTCCTGAAGATCGACGTTGGAAATGTTGGAGTTGGCCAAAGCGCGGTCGAGCTTCTTCTGATCGGCGGTGGTGAACTTCTTGTTCGGATGCATCTTCCGGCGTGCGAGCTTACGGATACGGCCGCGACGCTTCGACTCCTCCATCAGCTTGTTACGTCCAGCCAGGTACGCACCACACAGAATCACGATAAGAGCGATACCGACGTAGCCAAGGGCCGGGTAGATGGAGCCAACCAGGGCCTTGAAACCGAAGAAGCTCAATCCAAAACCAATCAGCACCGTCACGATGAATACCAGTCGGAAACGCTGCGGAGTATTGCGTGTCAAGCGGCGACCCAACGCGTAGAACATACCGATGGCGGTATTGAAAATCATGGCGTAGATGATGATCGCCATCACCGTACCCAGAACCGGATGAATTTCATTGACAATTGCCAGAGTCGGCATATCCTCATGGCCAACGGACTCGACCTTGAAGAAGAGGGCAAAGGTCACCAACGTCAGCAGACCTGCGTAAATGGTGCCGCCCATGAGACCACCGATGCCAGCTTCACGCGGGTTCAGGTAGCTACCGCCAATGACGATGGACATCGATACGGCCACCATCACGCAGAAACCAACATAGTTCAGGGCAGAAACAGACCAGTGCGGCAGCGAGGTCGACAGTTCAGTGGTGTACTGCGCGGCCTCCGACATCGAAGTATCGGTGGTGAACAAAGTGTAGATACCGGCTCCCAGCAGGAACACGATAATGAATGGAGTGATCATGCCGATCACTCGGCTGACCTTGTCCGCATCCAGCATGCCGACACCCAAAGTCAGGGCAACCATGATGACGGCGCCGATCCACACCTCAAGTCCGAATTGCTGATTCAGGTTCGCACCGGCACCGGCGAACATGACGAAGCCGGTACAGAACAGCGTGATCATCACGGCGATGTCCAGAATCTTCGAAACCCAATTGCGGGTGATTACGTCGAAGACCTCGGAGTGCTCATCAGCCTGCAAGTAACTGGCAATTGACAGTACCGCCAAACCACTGGCAATCATCACGACGGAAGCGAGTACAACGCCCCACAAGCCGTTAGTGCCAAATGCCACGAAGTACTGCATCATTTCCTGGCCGGATGCGAATCCGGCACCGACAGTTAGGCCGACAAAGGCCATCGCGATTGTTGTGGCTCTTTTCCACATAACGAAAAAATCCTAAATATAAGTCTATTTTTCAAAACCGGAACCTTACAAAGCATACTGCCCGAGCTGGTGATTGATACACCAGCTCGGGCAGTATGCCTATTTTGTTACGAAGATGTGCCTAAATGTTTAGCAACGCGTGCTTAACCAAACAGCGCAGCAGCGGCACGGTAACGGCCATCCGGCACAACCTTCAACTCAGCAACCGCATCGTCGATGTCGATACGCTCGATGTTCTCACCGTGCAGAGCGACAATCTTGCCGAAGTCCCCCTCGTGTACTGCTCGGGTGGCATGGACACCGTAGCGGGTAGCTAGCACGCGGTCGTACGCAGTCGGCGTACCGCCACGCTGAATGTGGCCCAGAACCGTGGTGCGAACGTCGTACCCGGTGCGCTTCTTAATCTCCGCGCCAATGACCTGACCAATACCGTTGAAGGTCTGGTGACCAAACTGGTCAACACCGCCCTCTTCGTACTCCATGGTGCCCGGCTTCGGGGTGGCGCCCTCAGCGACGACGATAATGCCGTACTTCTCACCCATCTGGAAACGGCGCTCCATCGACTTCACAATCTCGTTGATGTCGAATGGCTTTTCCGGAATGACAATGT
The nucleotide sequence above comes from Corynebacterium amycolatum. Encoded proteins:
- a CDS encoding membrane protein, with amino-acid sequence MWKRATTIAMAFVGLTVGAGFASGQEMMQYFVAFGTNGLWGVVLASVVMIASGLAVLSIASYLQADEHSEVFDVITRNWVSKILDIAVMITLFCTGFVMFAGAGANLNQQFGLEVWIGAVIMVALTLGVGMLDADKVSRVIGMITPFIIVFLLGAGIYTLFTTDTSMSEAAQYTTELSTSLPHWSVSALNYVGFCVMVAVSMSIVIGGSYLNPREAGIGGLMGGTIYAGLLTLVTFALFFKVESVGHEDMPTLAIVNEIHPVLGTVMAIIIYAMIFNTAIGMFYALGRRLTRNTPQRFRLVFIVTVLIGFGLSFFGFKALVGSIYPALGYVGIALIVILCGAYLAGRNKLMEESKRRGRIRKLARRKMHPNKKFTTADQKKLDRALANSNISNVDLQESVRDDIVEELVSDDNVEFTEDDAERIVEKDNERLEKLSEIEEASDEDNPRETARDSFPGEVTATAPKKLAGQTKNALKRVAHPKPKKEK